Proteins co-encoded in one Salvia splendens isolate huo1 chromosome 4, SspV2, whole genome shotgun sequence genomic window:
- the LOC121799631 gene encoding uncharacterized protein LOC121799631 isoform X2 — translation MKGKRIGERRNVEWKGLETTSSRVEFQDVHRLCDGQVKHSPEAFYAGYLWKVSVQAFSDEDPQGRRTLGLFLHRRKAEINDPVRKVHMYVDSREKVTARYQLICPSKREVMVFGSYKQTGTLLPKAPKGWGWRTALLFDELSDLLQNGTLRVAAVVQII, via the exons ATgaaaggaaaaaggatcggcgaaAGAAGAAATGTCGAATGGAAAGGTTTGGAAACAACGTCATCCAG GGTCGAATTccaggatgtgcatagactctGTGATGGCCAAGTCAAGCACTCACCTGAAGCATTTTATGCAGGTTACCTGTGGAAG GTAAGTGTCCAGGCTTTTAGTGATGAAGATCCACAGGGACGCCGTACACTTG GCTTGTTTCTTCACCGGCGCAAGGCAGAAATCAATGATCCAGTGAGAAAG GTCCATATGTATGTTGATTCTAGGGAAAAGGTTACTGCTAGATATCAG TTGATATGCCCGTCGAAGAGAGAGGTTATGGTTTTTGGGAGCTATAAACAAACGGGCACACTTCTGCCAAAAGCTCCAAAAGGATGGGGCTGGCGTACAGCATTGTTATTCGATGAGCTCAGCGATCTACTCCAAAATGGAACCCTGCGAGTTGCGGCTGTAGTGCAGATTATCTGA
- the LOC121799631 gene encoding uncharacterized protein LOC121799631 isoform X4 yields the protein MSNGKVWKQRHPGSNSRMCIDSVMAKSSTHLKHFMQVSVQAFSDEDPQGRRTLGLFLHRRKAEINDPVRKVHMYVDSREKVTARYQLICPSKREVMVFGSYKQTGTLLPKAPKGWGWRTALLFDELSDLLQNGTLRVAAVVQII from the exons ATGTCGAATGGAAAGGTTTGGAAACAACGTCATCCAG GGTCGAATTccaggatgtgcatagactctGTGATGGCCAAGTCAAGCACTCACCTGAAGCATTTTATGCAG GTAAGTGTCCAGGCTTTTAGTGATGAAGATCCACAGGGACGCCGTACACTTG GCTTGTTTCTTCACCGGCGCAAGGCAGAAATCAATGATCCAGTGAGAAAG GTCCATATGTATGTTGATTCTAGGGAAAAGGTTACTGCTAGATATCAG TTGATATGCCCGTCGAAGAGAGAGGTTATGGTTTTTGGGAGCTATAAACAAACGGGCACACTTCTGCCAAAAGCTCCAAAAGGATGGGGCTGGCGTACAGCATTGTTATTCGATGAGCTCAGCGATCTACTCCAAAATGGAACCCTGCGAGTTGCGGCTGTAGTGCAGATTATCTGA
- the LOC121799631 gene encoding uncharacterized protein LOC121799631 isoform X1 — translation MKGKRIGERRNVEWKGLETTSSSRGRRFDYWVEFQDVHRLCDGQVKHSPEAFYAGYLWKVSVQAFSDEDPQGRRTLGLFLHRRKAEINDPVRKVHMYVDSREKVTARYQLICPSKREVMVFGSYKQTGTLLPKAPKGWGWRTALLFDELSDLLQNGTLRVAAVVQII, via the exons ATgaaaggaaaaaggatcggcgaaAGAAGAAATGTCGAATGGAAAGGTTTGGAAACAACGTCATCCAG TCGTGGACGGAGATTTGACTACTG GGTCGAATTccaggatgtgcatagactctGTGATGGCCAAGTCAAGCACTCACCTGAAGCATTTTATGCAGGTTACCTGTGGAAG GTAAGTGTCCAGGCTTTTAGTGATGAAGATCCACAGGGACGCCGTACACTTG GCTTGTTTCTTCACCGGCGCAAGGCAGAAATCAATGATCCAGTGAGAAAG GTCCATATGTATGTTGATTCTAGGGAAAAGGTTACTGCTAGATATCAG TTGATATGCCCGTCGAAGAGAGAGGTTATGGTTTTTGGGAGCTATAAACAAACGGGCACACTTCTGCCAAAAGCTCCAAAAGGATGGGGCTGGCGTACAGCATTGTTATTCGATGAGCTCAGCGATCTACTCCAAAATGGAACCCTGCGAGTTGCGGCTGTAGTGCAGATTATCTGA
- the LOC121799631 gene encoding uncharacterized protein LOC121799631 isoform X3: MSNGKVWKQRHPVVDGDLTTGSNSRMCIDSVMAKSSTHLKHFMQVSVQAFSDEDPQGRRTLGLFLHRRKAEINDPVRKVHMYVDSREKVTARYQLICPSKREVMVFGSYKQTGTLLPKAPKGWGWRTALLFDELSDLLQNGTLRVAAVVQII; the protein is encoded by the exons ATGTCGAATGGAAAGGTTTGGAAACAACGTCATCCAG TCGTGGACGGAGATTTGACTACTG GGTCGAATTccaggatgtgcatagactctGTGATGGCCAAGTCAAGCACTCACCTGAAGCATTTTATGCAG GTAAGTGTCCAGGCTTTTAGTGATGAAGATCCACAGGGACGCCGTACACTTG GCTTGTTTCTTCACCGGCGCAAGGCAGAAATCAATGATCCAGTGAGAAAG GTCCATATGTATGTTGATTCTAGGGAAAAGGTTACTGCTAGATATCAG TTGATATGCCCGTCGAAGAGAGAGGTTATGGTTTTTGGGAGCTATAAACAAACGGGCACACTTCTGCCAAAAGCTCCAAAAGGATGGGGCTGGCGTACAGCATTGTTATTCGATGAGCTCAGCGATCTACTCCAAAATGGAACCCTGCGAGTTGCGGCTGTAGTGCAGATTATCTGA
- the LOC121799631 gene encoding uncharacterized protein LOC121799631 isoform X5, with amino-acid sequence MCIDSVMAKSSTHLKHFMQVSVQAFSDEDPQGRRTLGLFLHRRKAEINDPVRKVHMYVDSREKVTARYQLICPSKREVMVFGSYKQTGTLLPKAPKGWGWRTALLFDELSDLLQNGTLRVAAVVQII; translated from the exons atgtgcatagactctGTGATGGCCAAGTCAAGCACTCACCTGAAGCATTTTATGCAG GTAAGTGTCCAGGCTTTTAGTGATGAAGATCCACAGGGACGCCGTACACTTG GCTTGTTTCTTCACCGGCGCAAGGCAGAAATCAATGATCCAGTGAGAAAG GTCCATATGTATGTTGATTCTAGGGAAAAGGTTACTGCTAGATATCAG TTGATATGCCCGTCGAAGAGAGAGGTTATGGTTTTTGGGAGCTATAAACAAACGGGCACACTTCTGCCAAAAGCTCCAAAAGGATGGGGCTGGCGTACAGCATTGTTATTCGATGAGCTCAGCGATCTACTCCAAAATGGAACCCTGCGAGTTGCGGCTGTAGTGCAGATTATCTGA